A stretch of Brassica rapa cultivar Chiifu-401-42 chromosome A08, CAAS_Brap_v3.01, whole genome shotgun sequence DNA encodes these proteins:
- the LOC108869292 gene encoding uncharacterized protein LOC108869292 — translation MADVEDLLRTASAPAPPAMVDSAGDPLSPTLDGNSGDDSDKEDSADDPAEGNQGFVGSSLLTEDALRRMWKKCGFSQEIEAQVLLEKERPWSAPPGWVCLYSLYFLQSRLWFPLPRLLTSYAVKRDVAISQMSPADIRNMVIALVLGAEVDVDVDVEFFKMISQMNFITDETFSVSIKARCRLMDGRGPSKVDGWQRKYFFIHISPASVLNSSAVFRTEWNPQPVAHGKHWPLPSWGNNRLQRVLGSGRISWGDFSVERFPGELVLVLPQLLGLRRGRETLRPVGGWERLRGIFLCTPAAVIKGPASGLSLVNPKGGTSSFPSIPTPIVTISAAPFVDPSTSVVHPSPDKAMGDRELVPVVDSSHLGVPASSLLAASSCPDVLASEEGSSKFEAENRDLRVEVECLKGDAAERDRHEKGLLSQKSALEVEVARLNESRTELIESERRRVESVMSARFGDFVKKVRKYLSDRDVVLPQVLDETQLLDVISCLKLFIEEGIPIPAEKLAENEQALLVQSAALDQMDVLDLELTDLPSFSLDEDLTVD, via the exons ATGGCGGATGTTGAGGATCTTCTTCGTACTGCATCGGCTCCTGCTCCTCCAGCGATG GTTGATTCCGCTGGTGATCCGTTGTCCCCTACCCTCGATGGTAATTCTGGGGATGACTCTGACAAGGAAGACTCCGCTGATGATCCTGCTGAGGGTAATCAAGGGTTTGTGGGGTCTTCATTACTAACTGAAGACGCCTTAAGGCGTATGTGGAAGAAATGCGGCTTTTCTCAAGAGATCGAAGCTCAGGTTCTGCTGGAAAAGGAGAGACCATGGTCAGCGCCTCCGGGTTGGGTGTGTTTGtatagtttatattttcttCAATCGCGGTTGTGGTTTCCTCTTCCTCGTTTGCTGACTTCGTACGCTGTGAAGCGTGATGTGGCTATCTCTCAAATGTCTCCGGCTGATATTCGTAATATGGTGATTGCCTTGGTTCTTGGTGCGGAAGTTGATGTCGATGTTGACGTCGAGTTCTTCAAGATGATTTCCCAGATGAACTTTATTACGGATGAGACGTTTTCTGTTAGTATCAAGGCCCGCTGTCGCCTTATGGATGGTCGGGGACCGTCTAAAGTCGATGGCTGGCAGCGGAAGTATTTCTTTATACATATTAGTCCTGCTTCCGTGCTTAATTCTTCTGCGGTCTTTAGGACCGAGTGGAATCCTCAGCCtg TGGCACACGGGAAGCATTGGCCTCTTCCATCATGGGGGAACAATCGTTTACAACGGGTTCTTGGCTCTGGGAGGATTTCTTGGGGTGATTTCAGCGTCGAGCGG TTTCCCGGGGAGCTGGTCCTGGTCCTTCCACAGCTGCTGGGCCTTCGAAGAGGAAGAGAGACGCTTCGCCCGGTAGGAGGATGGGAAAGGTTAAGAGGGATATTCCTGTGTACTCCGGCCGCTGTCATCAAGGGGCCGGCTTCCGGTCTTTCTCTGGTGAACCCAAAAGGGGGCACGTCTTCTTTTCCTTCGATTCCAACCCCGATTGTCACCATCTCTGCCGCTCCTTTTGTTGATCCTTCTACCTCCGTTGTTCATCCATCGCCTGACAAAGCGATGGGTGATCGCGAGCTAGTACCGGTGGTCGATTCTTCTCATCTCGGTGTTCCGGCGTCGTCTTTACTTGCAGCTTCCTCTTGTCCTGATGTCTTA GCTTCAGAAGAGGGTTCGTCAAAGTTTGAAGCCGAGAATCGGGACCTGAGAGTCGAGGTTGAATGCCTTAAAGGTGATGCCGCTGAGCGGGATCGCCATGAGAAGGGGTTGTTATCCCAGAAGTCAGCTTTGGAGGTGGAGGTCGCGCGTCTGAACGAATCCCGTACAGAGCTGATAGAATCGGAGAGACGTCGCGTTGAATCGGTTATGTCTGCTCGCTTCGGCGATTTTGTGAAGAAGGTGAGGAAGTACTTGTCTGATCGGGATGTTGTTCTTCCTCAGGTTTTGGACGAGACTCAACTATTGGATGTCATCAGTTGCCTTAAGTTGTTTATCGAAGAGGGAATTCCTATTCCCGCAGAGAAGCTGGCTGAGAATGAGCAAGCCTTGTTGGTACAGTCGGCTGCCTTGGATCAGATGGACGTGCTTGACTTGGAGCTGACTGACCTTCCGTCCTTTTCTTTGGATGAAGACTTGACGGTCGACTGA